One Cyclopterus lumpus isolate fCycLum1 chromosome 7, fCycLum1.pri, whole genome shotgun sequence DNA window includes the following coding sequences:
- the chrna4b gene encoding neuronal acetylcholine receptor subunit alpha-4b yields the protein MDVYKCLSVLFFTLPPQVCFQVRPRAHAEERLLQDLFAHYNKLSRPVENTSDTVLVHFGLSIAQLIDVDEKNQMMTTNVWVKQEWNDYKLRWNPEEYENVTSIRIPSEIIWRPDIVLYNNADGDFAVTHLTKAHLFHDGRIKWMPPAIYKSSCSIDVTFFPFDQQSCKMKFGSWTYDRAKIDLISMASDVDQIDYWESGEWVIVNAVGKYNTKKYECCTEIYSDITYYFIIRRLPLFYTINLIIPCLLISCLTVLVFYLPSQCGEKITLCISVLLSLTVFLLLITEIIPSTSLVIPLIGEYLLFTMVFVTLSIVITVFVLNVHHRSPQTHGMPHWVRRVFLDMVPRVLFMKRPPGTAKQHCKKLIEMMHRPTTISATGNSLAYWTGLEMGLREMCQEETALPKTPSDSPSVLVCSPSPPSSPLEDRNGNDHPLKANIFCGTTSGQYSVLSEKQPLRGRNSAASSSSQLSLPPALPLGPLHSLSKEKPNTLAPNGRSLSAEQMCDQQRELPQRAGHRCRSRSFQYCCLHDEGPGLMAIAGWVKKQAPTDHPAGTITGESTKDASTQQDTIIPTISPAVQRAIEGVQYVADHLRAEDADFSVKEDWKYVAMVIDRIFLWMFVLVCILGSVGLFLPPWLAGMI from the exons ATGGATGTATACAAGTGTCTGAGCGTACTTttcttcactcttcctccaCAAG TTTGTTTCCAAGTTCGACCTCGTGCCCACGCTGAAGAGAGGCTGCTCCAGGATCTGTTCGCACATTACAATAAGCTCTCCCGTCCTGTGGAAAACACTTCAGACACAGTGCTCGTCCACTTTGGACTGTCTATTGCCCAGCTCATCGATGTG GACGAGAAGAACCAGATGATGACCACAAACGTCTGGGTCAAGCAA GAGTGGAACGATTACAAACTCCGCTGGAACCCGGAGGAATACGAAAATGTCACCTCCATCCGCATTCCCTCAGAGATCATCTGGAGGCCCGACATTGTCCTCTACAACAA TGCTGATGGCGACTTTGCGGTGACCCACCTCACGAAGGCGCATCTGTTCCACGACGGTCGGATAAAGTGGATGCCACCGGCCATCTACAAGTCTTCCTGCAGCATAGACGTCACCTTCTTCCCTTTTGACCAGCAGAGCTGCAAGATGAAGTTTGGCTCGTGGACCTACGACCGCGCCAAGATCGACCTCATCAGCATGGCCAGCGACGTGGACCAGATAGACTACTGGGAGAGCGGCGAGTGGGTCATCGTCAATGCAGTCGGCAAGTACAACACCAAAAAGTACGAGTGCTGCACGGAGATCTACTCGGACATCACCTACTACTTCATAATCCGGAGGCTTCCGCTGTTCTACACCATCAACCTCATCATCCCCTGTCTTCTTATCTCCTGCTTGACCGTGCTGGTGTTTTATTTGCCATCGCAATGTGGAGAGAAGATCACCCTGTGCATCTCAGTGCTGCTGTCCCTGACAGTGTTCCTCCTGCTGATCACAGAGATCATACCGTCGACATCGCTGGTGATTCCGCTGATTGGTGAATATCTGCTGTTCACCATGGTCTTCGTCACACTCTCCATCGTAATCACCGTCTTTGTTCTGAACGTACATCACCGGTCGCCACAAACCCACGGCATGCCTCACTGGGTGCGGAGGGTCTTCTTGGACATGGTGCCGCGGGTCCTCTTCATGAAGCGACCGCCGGGCACAGCCAAGCAGCACTGCAAGAAGCTCATCGAGATGATGCACCGACCGACCACCATATCGGCAACGGGCAACTCGCTGGCCTATTGGACGGGGTTGGAGATGGGGCTGAGAGAGATGTGCCAGGAGGAGACTGCTCTCCCAAAGACTCCATCCGACAGTCCAAGCGTCCTCGTCTGCTCGCCCTCTCCACCCTCTTCCCCTCTTGAGGACCGCAACGGGAATGATCACCCACTGAAGGCCAACATCTTCTGCGGGACCACATCTGGTCAGTATTCAGTTCTCTCCGAGAAGCAACCCCTACGGGGCCGCAACTCCGCAGCCTCGTCTTCTTCGCAATTATCCTTGCCCCCGGCTCTGCCACTGGGTCCACTCCACAGCCTTTCCAAGGAAAAACCAAATACACTGGCCCCAAATGGCCGCTCCCTCAGTGCGGAGCAAATGTgtgaccagcagagggagctCCCTCAGAGAGCCGGGCACCGCTGTCGCTCCCGCAGCTTCCAGTACTGCTGTCTGCACGATGAAGGGCCTGGGCTCATGGCGATCGCCGGGTGGGTGAAGAAACAAGCCCCGACAGATCACCCGGCAGGAACCATCACGGGGGAGTCAACTAAAGACGCGAGTACCCAACAGGACACCATTATTCCAACTATTTCCCCAGCTGTGCAACGGGCCATAGAAGGAGTTCAGTACGTCGCCGATCACCTCAGGGCGGAGGATGCAGATTTCTCG